DNA from Bacteroidota bacterium:
CGAGTGCCAACAACTGAAATTATTGTAAAACTATTTTTATACATGGAAACAGTGGAATTAATAATTTTTAGTATTCTTTATTGGCGATTATTTCCCTAGCAAAGATCTAACAGCATTCTCAAATTTAAACGGGTCTAAAAAAAAGCCCTTTTCCGGATATTTGTTAGTAAAAGGCAAGTCGTTTCCGCAAATAACGTTATAATAACTAATATTGAGCACTGTTGCCAACCAATAATAATGGGAAGACAGTCTGTTTCCGGGAAGAAGTTCCAAAAATCGAAGGCCTGGCTTTGAAAACATAATGTTTGTATTGCCTGCGCCATGAATGCTTATTAAATTTCTTACACCGCTGAATAATTCTATCTGATACTTAAAATCAGCACCTGCGGTATCAATAATTTCAAAGTCGTATTTTTCAAGTATTGGAATAATTTCCGTGAAATTCTCTATAAATCGTCCCGTTTTAATGCTCCTGTTTAAAAAAACATTTCGCTGCGAATTGTTTTCATCTTCTTCAAGAACCAATCTTTTTGTTTTTTTGAAGTATTCTTTGTCATATGGGTATGGTCTGATAAAATAAACCGAATCCGCGGTGATATAATCATGTTTCTTTTGAACGACCCAGTTAAATTTTTTAATAAACGTATTATTCAGAATGTGTTGGAAAAATAAAGTATTAAATGTTTTTTCACCTATGATTACAGGCAATTTTTCTGCATCTGGAATTTTTTCAAAAAGCCAAATTTTATGAAGCACATCGGAGAAAAAGTGAAAATAATTTGTCCCGACCTGTCCGTCAAAAATTATTACAGAATTATACTTCTTCTTCTTTTTAAATTTCGAAAATAGATATCGAGGGACAGACGGCTTCAGCGCAGGATAAAATGCACCTGAAAGTATAATTCTATTGAAATCAGTAATACTATAGGTATAATCAGGTTCAATTATTATTTTTTTTGTAAGGTGTTTGATATACTCAGAATGAAGCCATTTTTTATTGTCGAAAATAAACGAATTATTTATTTTATCATCAATAAACTCAGGATGTTCGTTTTCAAATGGCTTTCCATCACGATTGAAGAGCGTTTCATAAGCAAAATCATCTGAATATTTCCAAAAGTGGTCAATAATTTTCTTAATCTTCTCTTTAATATTCATTATTGATTTATTAATAATAGATGTGCAAAGTTAATTAAAAAGGCTAAAATCTATTCCTTTAATTAGAGAACGCCTTGACTGTTATTCCTGCAATTAACAATTTCAATTTTTCGCGATAAGCTCCATGTAAAGTCGCCAAATCTTACTCATCTCAATGGGGCGATTTCCGCAACGTGAAACGGCGGCATAGGCATTCTCTTTCATCTCTTCGGGATAGTTTTGCAAAGAATTTGTAATTGCCTCACTCAGCATTTCCGGTGTGTTTTTTATAAGGCGAACACAGGTATTTTTAAACAAATCAATATCATATTCAAAGTCGCCAACAATAAGCGGACAACGTGCAGCCATAGCTTCCAGGGCAGAATTTGGAGTACCATCCCGGTCTGGTATCATAAAACACAGGCTTGCAAAACGAATACAAGCCATCATCTCTTTTTGCGGCAGTGAATCAAAAATAATATATTTCACCTTTGCATGTTTTAGAATTTCTTCTGTTTCTTGCTGATACGCATTCGTTGTTGAGAAATTCCGAAAAAATACAAAGGTGTATCTCGAAATTATTTCAGGATTAAGCGTTGAAATTGCTTTTGCCTGAGTGGTCGTATTATAAAGCGGATTTATCCACCTCGGAGAAATGACATAATCTATACTTTGCAGTGCCGTCGGTAATGTATCTCGGTTTATGATATCTGCTATTGCCTGAACATCTATTCCTGTGCGAATAATTTTCGAATCGCTTCGTCCGAAAAGCGACCTCACCGATTCTTTTTGCTTTAATGACGTTGACGTAATAAATATTGCATTTTTAAACACCTTTTTATAGAGACCAAAAAGTAATTTAAGATATCCCAATTTAAATGGTGGGGCTTTCATTTCAGGAAGCACTTGCATAACATCCGAACCACGGGTGGTAATAATGTATTTCACACCGCAATGATACGCCCACATTGCATTAGGTGTGGCAAATAAGGCATGAACAATATCAATTTTTTTATCTGCACAGAAATTTCTAAGATTGCGAATCGTTTGTTTTTTCTCAAATGGCTTTAGAAAAGAGAATGCGGGGATAGGATCGCAACTATTAATCTTGTTTTCTTTAATAAAACTCAGCAAGTTGTCATTCGTGTTTTTCCAATTCTGCACTTCGCTCAACAAATACACAGTATTGTCAGGGTTGTTACTAAACCAGCTTATCCATTTCAGGTCGTGTACACTATTAGGAGAGGCAATATAAAGTATATTCATCTGTAATTAAAAAGTGTTAGCACACGACTCTATCCGTAATTTATTAAATCAGTTACAAATCCCTGTGATGCCAATACAATTAAAATGCATTCAGGTTTGAGAAAAACACGCGGTCTTCATCAATCTCCGCTCCTTTTGAAAGAAAATATTCTTTTAATTCGGGGGTGTAGGAGCGTTTAGTATCGTGCTCTCTGTTTAAAATCAGGAAAACTTCTGCATCCGGATTACAATGATTTGTTTTTAAATCCTTAAAGAAAAACTCCCATTCATTCCATGTCCATAAATTTTGTGTTCGATGTCCATTGAAATAAATATGAAACGCAGTCACAATATCAAACTTTAAATCGAATGCCGGAATCGGCTCAAATGCTTTCACTGCATATTCTATACGCGGTATCTCTAATAATTGAATCAGCTCATTAAAGATGGGATTAAAACCTATGTCGATGGTTCGAACAATATGCCCGAACTGTTTGCAGATAAAGGGAAAATATCCGTTACCCGTCCCTATATCAAGCACATTCTTTGACGGTTTTTTGAGGTTTAGCCGAAGCAAATGTGCGCGCCATACATTGTCCAGCATCCATGGTTTAATATCCAGATATTTACTATAGCCCGGAGCCGGATCAAAGTCCTTATATTTTT
Protein-coding regions in this window:
- a CDS encoding glycosyltransferase family 61 protein; amino-acid sequence: MNIKEKIKKIIDHFWKYSDDFAYETLFNRDGKPFENEHPEFIDDKINNSFIFDNKKWLHSEYIKHLTKKIIIEPDYTYSITDFNRIILSGAFYPALKPSVPRYLFSKFKKKKKYNSVIIFDGQVGTNYFHFFSDVLHKIWLFEKIPDAEKLPVIIGEKTFNTLFFQHILNNTFIKKFNWVVQKKHDYITADSVYFIRPYPYDKEYFKKTKRLVLEEDENNSQRNVFLNRSIKTGRFIENFTEIIPILEKYDFEIIDTAGADFKYQIELFSGVRNLISIHGAGNTNIMFSKPGLRFLELLPGNRLSSHYYWLATVLNISYYNVICGNDLPFTNKYPEKGFFLDPFKFENAVRSLLGK
- a CDS encoding glycosyltransferase, producing MNILYIASPNSVHDLKWISWFSNNPDNTVYLLSEVQNWKNTNDNLLSFIKENKINSCDPIPAFSFLKPFEKKQTIRNLRNFCADKKIDIVHALFATPNAMWAYHCGVKYIITTRGSDVMQVLPEMKAPPFKLGYLKLLFGLYKKVFKNAIFITSTSLKQKESVRSLFGRSDSKIIRTGIDVQAIADIINRDTLPTALQSIDYVISPRWINPLYNTTTQAKAISTLNPEIISRYTFVFFRNFSTTNAYQQETEEILKHAKVKYIIFDSLPQKEMMACIRFASLCFMIPDRDGTPNSALEAMAARCPLIVGDFEYDIDLFKNTCVRLIKNTPEMLSEAITNSLQNYPEEMKENAYAAVSRCGNRPIEMSKIWRLYMELIAKN